Proteins encoded within one genomic window of Anaerolineae bacterium:
- a CDS encoding HDOD domain-containing protein, protein MAPAKRLPEVGMKVAAIEIPRALRQIPPLSQALIRALQLTRDPQSHRSELAQVLSLDQALSGHFLRMVNSAYYGLPRRIGSLDEAIAYLGFETVRKAVVGLAAHAWLSCALPAYSLEPRGLWRHSVAVAEGAERIASARGLAPASEAHVAGLFHDVGKLVLDLLLDGKPEWRAAVEEEPGVDWTEVEYRLLGHHHAQVSAAVLSGWNLPEHIVEAVAWHHAPARAGAARRLAFAIHIANTAALMAGIGADMDGLPCSPDATALQELSWSERETVELAEAMPGAVAEAERLLGLRPGMER, encoded by the coding sequence ATGGCCCCAGCCAAGCGACTGCCGGAGGTGGGCATGAAGGTGGCCGCCATCGAGATCCCCCGGGCCTTGCGACAGATCCCGCCCCTCTCGCAGGCGCTGATCCGGGCCCTGCAGCTTACTCGCGACCCTCAGTCTCACCGCTCGGAGCTAGCTCAGGTGCTATCGCTGGATCAAGCCCTGAGCGGCCACTTCCTGAGGATGGTAAACTCGGCCTACTACGGTCTCCCCCGGCGTATCGGCTCCCTCGACGAGGCCATCGCCTACCTGGGCTTCGAGACAGTGCGCAAGGCGGTGGTGGGCCTAGCGGCGCACGCCTGGCTGTCGTGTGCCCTGCCCGCCTACTCCTTGGAGCCGCGCGGCCTCTGGCGGCACTCAGTGGCCGTGGCGGAAGGCGCGGAGCGGATCGCCAGCGCCCGCGGGTTGGCTCCAGCATCGGAAGCCCACGTGGCTGGCCTCTTCCACGACGTGGGCAAACTGGTGCTGGACCTGCTGCTCGATGGAAAACCCGAGTGGCGGGCGGCCGTCGAGGAAGAGCCGGGCGTGGACTGGACGGAAGTAGAGTACCGGCTACTAGGCCATCATCACGCCCAAGTGAGCGCCGCCGTGCTCAGCGGCTGGAACTTGCCCGAACACATCGTCGAGGCCGTAGCCTGGCACCACGCACCAGCGCGAGCCGGAGCAGCCAGACGTCTGGCCTTCGCCATCCACATCGCCAACACAGCGGCGCTCATGGCCGGCATCGGTGCAGACATGGACGGCCTGCCCTGCTCCCCGGATGCGACGGCTCTCCAAGAGCTCTCTTGGAGTGAGCGGGAGACAGTCGAGTTGGCGGAAGCCATGCCGGGAGCGGTGGCCGAGGCAGAGCGCCTGCTGGGCCTCCGTCCGGGGATGGAACGCTAG
- a CDS encoding GMC family oxidoreductase, which translates to MKTAVVVGSGAGGAAVARELQGRFQVTVLEAGGEFRPFPVSLAAAERIKRTGLLVDERLIRPLYPAMQIRKTREGLVLVNGVGTGGTTTVSTGNALRLDAGVRAIGVDLDREYAEVAHEVPITAAHERLWREPTRELFRACAELDLRPRAMPKMGRYDRCANCGRCVLGCRYGVKWDARAHLADALQRGATLLTRHRVERVVIEGDTATGVVARHCGLRRFFPANLVVLAAGGLATPVILERSRLACEPTLFVDPVLCVAARLPGARQSREMPMPFYVEGDGYIISPYFDYLSFFFTRSWRHPAQDIVSLMIKLADDAVGRVAGTRVDKLLTSADRRRLDEAASLCRRLLARIGIRPGDTFLGTLNAGHPGGMLPLTEREAGTLHHDRLPPNLYVADATLLPRSLGGPPILTVLALAKRVARAAAEQVGE; encoded by the coding sequence GTGAAGACGGCCGTCGTGGTGGGGAGCGGCGCCGGTGGTGCCGCCGTGGCCCGAGAGCTTCAGGGCCGCTTCCAGGTGACCGTGCTGGAGGCCGGAGGCGAGTTCCGGCCCTTCCCTGTATCGCTGGCCGCGGCCGAACGCATCAAGCGAACGGGTCTGCTGGTTGACGAGCGCCTCATACGGCCGCTCTACCCCGCCATGCAGATCCGCAAGACGCGCGAGGGCCTGGTGCTCGTGAATGGGGTGGGCACCGGGGGCACCACCACCGTATCTACCGGCAACGCCCTCCGATTGGATGCCGGCGTGCGGGCTATCGGAGTGGACCTGGACCGGGAGTACGCGGAAGTGGCGCACGAGGTGCCTATTACCGCGGCACACGAGCGGCTCTGGCGCGAGCCCACGCGCGAGCTGTTCCGCGCCTGCGCCGAGCTGGACCTGCGGCCCCGGGCCATGCCCAAGATGGGCCGCTACGATCGTTGCGCTAACTGCGGCCGCTGCGTTCTGGGCTGCAGGTACGGCGTGAAGTGGGACGCCCGGGCCCACCTGGCCGATGCACTGCAGAGGGGGGCGACTCTGCTCACCCGGCACCGAGTGGAGCGGGTGGTGATCGAGGGAGACACGGCCACCGGGGTGGTGGCGCGGCACTGCGGCCTGCGGCGGTTCTTCCCCGCCAACCTGGTGGTACTGGCAGCGGGAGGCCTGGCTACTCCCGTCATACTGGAGAGGTCTCGCCTGGCCTGTGAGCCCACCCTCTTCGTGGACCCGGTGCTCTGTGTGGCTGCCCGACTGCCCGGTGCTCGACAGAGCCGGGAGATGCCGATGCCCTTCTACGTCGAGGGTGACGGTTACATCATCTCTCCCTACTTCGACTACCTGAGCTTCTTCTTCACCCGGTCCTGGCGCCATCCGGCCCAGGACATCGTCTCCCTCATGATCAAGCTCGCCGACGATGCGGTGGGCCGTGTAGCCGGCACCCGGGTGGACAAGCTGCTCACCTCTGCCGACCGGCGCCGCCTGGATGAGGCCGCCTCGCTCTGCCGCCGCCTGCTGGCCCGTATCGGCATCCGGCCCGGGGACACCTTCCTGGGGACGCTGAATGCCGGCCATCCCGGTGGCATGCTGCCTCTCACCGAACGAGAGGCCGGGACCCTTCACCACGACCGGCTCCCCCCCAACCTGTACGTGGCCGATGCCACCCTGCTTCCGCGCTCTTTGGGCGGCCCGCCCATCCTCACCGTGCTGGCCCTCGCCAAGCGCGTGGCCCGAGCGGCGGCGGAGCAGGTGGGGGAGTAG